A region from the Paraurantiacibacter namhicola genome encodes:
- a CDS encoding stage II sporulation protein M, whose translation MALPTLPFFRKAEPPEMPAIEAASLRSDRFRLERQTDWERLEAIVTRLEKNRPGGISDADLLDLPVLYRQAASSLAVARETTLDAATLAYLESLVRRAWFQVHGPRVGLFGWLRQFFGGGWSAAVRALWLETCIALAVMVVGTLVGYFLVARNSDWYYSLVPGQFADQRRPGASREDLLATLATEESANGLGVFAASLFSNNAGVAIMAFALGFCFGVPTVLLLVYNTALLGAMWWVFQQGGLPVEFTAWLFVHGSTEFYAILLSGAAGLHVGRSMTFPGDRSVMQALSESGRRAAVVMAGVVIMMVLAGLLEAYPRQLVGSVEGRFAVGGGMLTFWLVYFYLFRRRAAS comes from the coding sequence ATGGCGCTTCCGACCCTCCCCTTCTTCCGCAAGGCAGAGCCGCCCGAAATGCCGGCCATCGAGGCCGCCAGCCTGCGCTCCGACCGGTTCCGGCTGGAACGCCAGACCGATTGGGAGCGGCTGGAGGCCATTGTCACCCGGCTGGAGAAGAACCGCCCCGGCGGCATATCGGATGCAGACCTGCTGGACCTGCCGGTGCTGTACCGGCAGGCCGCGTCGAGCCTGGCCGTGGCGCGCGAGACCACGCTGGATGCCGCCACGCTGGCTTACCTGGAGAGCCTTGTCCGGCGGGCGTGGTTCCAGGTGCATGGGCCGCGCGTGGGCCTGTTCGGCTGGCTGCGGCAATTCTTCGGCGGCGGGTGGAGCGCGGCCGTGCGCGCCCTGTGGCTGGAGACCTGTATCGCCCTCGCCGTGATGGTGGTGGGCACGCTGGTCGGTTACTTCCTCGTCGCGCGCAATTCGGACTGGTATTATTCGCTCGTCCCCGGGCAGTTCGCGGACCAGCGTCGCCCTGGCGCCAGCCGGGAAGATCTGCTGGCGACCCTGGCCACGGAAGAAAGTGCGAATGGGCTCGGCGTTTTTGCCGCCAGCCTGTTTTCCAACAATGCGGGCGTGGCGATCATGGCCTTTGCGCTGGGCTTCTGCTTTGGCGTGCCGACCGTCCTGCTGCTGGTGTACAATACCGCGCTACTGGGCGCGATGTGGTGGGTATTCCAGCAGGGCGGACTTCCGGTGGAATTCACCGCATGGCTATTCGTGCACGGCTCCACCGAATTCTACGCCATCCTGCTTTCGGGCGCGGCGGGCTTGCATGTCGGGCGTAGCATGACCTTCCCCGGCGACCGCTCCGTGATGCAGGCGCTGTCAGAGAGCGGCAGGCGCGCAGCGGTGGTGATGGCAGGCGTCGTCATCATGATGGTGCTGGCCGGGCTGCTGGAAGCCTATCCGCGCCAGCTGGTGGGATCGGTGGAGGGCCGCTTTGCCGTGGGCGGCGGCATGCTCACCTTCTGGCTGGTGTATTTCTACCTCTTCCGGCGGAGGGCCGCGTCATGA
- a CDS encoding RDD family protein, which yields MSAMALKRDASAAKRQRTMLTPEGIALPVMLASRGARAGALLLDLALLFTIMIAALIIASIFFGGLGFLETPPPAIEFLLVVAILFFFLLRYGYFLFFELGPRGATPGKRALGIRVAARGGRTGGKLTAEAVLARNLMRDAEVFLPTTFLLGGGASEGAMGGATFVWLAVFVLFPFFNRDNLRAGDLVAGTWVVEAPRAKLEEALSLRIDAEAQPELHNYRFGEAELSIYGEHELQVLERVLREDRPEALREVMEAICRKLGWEAGSGDERAFLEAFYAALRAHLEQGMRFGKRKADKFA from the coding sequence ATGAGTGCGATGGCCCTGAAACGCGATGCTTCAGCGGCGAAGCGCCAGCGCACGATGCTGACGCCGGAGGGGATTGCGCTGCCCGTCATGCTGGCGAGCCGCGGGGCGCGGGCTGGTGCGCTGCTGCTGGACCTTGCGCTGCTCTTCACTATCATGATCGCGGCACTCATCATCGCTTCGATCTTCTTCGGCGGACTGGGTTTCCTGGAAACGCCGCCACCGGCTATTGAATTCCTGCTGGTCGTGGCGATCCTGTTCTTCTTCCTGCTGCGCTATGGATATTTCCTGTTCTTCGAACTGGGGCCGCGCGGCGCGACGCCGGGCAAGCGGGCACTGGGGATACGGGTGGCCGCACGCGGGGGCCGCACCGGGGGCAAGCTGACCGCAGAAGCGGTGCTGGCGCGAAACCTGATGCGCGATGCGGAGGTTTTCCTGCCGACCACTTTCCTCTTGGGCGGAGGCGCTTCCGAAGGGGCAATGGGCGGCGCGACCTTCGTCTGGCTGGCCGTGTTCGTGCTGTTCCCCTTCTTCAACCGCGACAATCTTCGCGCGGGCGACCTTGTGGCGGGGACCTGGGTGGTGGAGGCTCCGCGCGCAAAGCTGGAGGAGGCGCTAAGCCTGCGCATCGATGCAGAGGCCCAGCCCGAACTGCACAATTACCGCTTCGGCGAAGCGGAGCTTTCGATTTACGGCGAGCACGAATTGCAGGTGCTGGAACGCGTGCTGCGCGAAGACCGCCCGGAGGCGCTGCGCGAGGTGATGGAAGCCATCTGCCGCAAGCTCGGCTGGGAAGCGGGCAGCGGCGACGAGCGCGCCTTCCTGGAAGCCTTCTACGCAGCGCTGCGCGCGCACCTGGAACAGGGCATGCGCTTCGGCAAGCGCAAGGCGGACAAGTTCGCTTGA
- a CDS encoding GNAT family N-acetyltransferase: MSALAFRRDDLTADAVLALLQLHLDEMHRWSPACKVHAMPAERLREPDVTFYSGWDGSELAVVGALKDLGDKCGELKSMRAAPDFRGTGAGRAMLDFLLAEAQARGMNWIGLETGRPAEFAAAHRLYAANGFAECEPFGDYVSDEFSMCMARAL, encoded by the coding sequence TTGAGCGCGCTGGCCTTCCGCCGCGACGACCTGACGGCGGACGCCGTGCTGGCGCTGCTGCAATTGCACCTCGATGAAATGCATCGCTGGTCGCCCGCCTGCAAAGTCCACGCCATGCCGGCCGAGCGGCTGCGAGAGCCGGACGTGACATTCTACAGCGGCTGGGACGGCAGCGAGCTGGCCGTGGTGGGCGCGTTGAAGGATCTTGGCGACAAATGCGGCGAACTCAAGAGCATGCGGGCAGCTCCGGATTTTCGCGGCACCGGTGCGGGCCGCGCAATGCTGGACTTCCTGCTGGCAGAGGCGCAGGCCCGGGGCATGAACTGGATCGGACTGGAAACCGGACGACCGGCAGAGTTTGCCGCCGCCCACCGGCTCTATGCGGCAAACGGCTTTGCCGAATGCGAGCCCTTCGGCGATTACGTGTCCGACGAATTCAGCATGTGCATGGCGCGCGCGCTATGA
- the bla gene encoding class A beta-lactamase, translated as MIADRRTVLASGTAMLALAACRDNATADASPPAGRPAFDVAVEIAALEQTSGGTLGACLLDTASGALLGHRLDERFGHCSSFKTSLAAMVLAGADNGTLDLSEQMAWEETAMLGNSPFTMDRLGTGATLAELARAVQVASDNTAANVLLGRLGGPEAVTAFWRELGDETSRLDRTEPQLNNAPAGDPRDTTTPRAMAQTLAKIATGDVLAPESRATLLGWMAETTTGTRRIRAGLPEVWQAANKTGTSLWPGIGSLYVDIAVLTPSGATPLVLTGYFRANETHEGVQPEGEAVLARLGRIAARWHEFHSAGR; from the coding sequence ATGATCGCCGACCGCCGCACTGTCCTCGCATCCGGCACCGCAATGCTGGCGCTGGCTGCGTGCCGTGACAATGCCACCGCCGATGCGTCACCGCCGGCCGGGCGCCCGGCTTTCGACGTGGCTGTAGAGATTGCCGCGCTGGAGCAGACCTCGGGCGGCACGCTGGGCGCATGCCTGCTCGATACGGCGAGTGGCGCGCTCCTTGGCCACCGGCTGGATGAGCGTTTCGGCCATTGCTCCAGCTTCAAGACGTCGCTCGCGGCCATGGTGCTGGCGGGGGCGGACAATGGGACGCTGGACCTGTCCGAACAGATGGCCTGGGAAGAGACGGCGATGCTCGGCAATTCGCCCTTCACCATGGACAGGCTGGGCACTGGCGCGACGCTGGCAGAACTGGCCCGCGCGGTGCAGGTCGCCTCGGACAATACGGCGGCGAATGTGCTGCTTGGCAGGCTTGGCGGGCCGGAAGCTGTAACCGCCTTTTGGCGCGAACTGGGGGACGAGACGAGCCGGCTGGACCGCACCGAGCCGCAGCTCAACAACGCGCCGGCAGGCGACCCGCGCGATACGACCACCCCGCGGGCAATGGCTCAGACGCTGGCGAAGATTGCGACCGGCGATGTGCTGGCGCCCGAAAGCCGCGCCACCTTGCTCGGCTGGATGGCGGAGACGACCACCGGGACCCGGCGTATCCGGGCGGGCCTCCCCGAGGTCTGGCAGGCCGCCAACAAGACCGGCACGTCCCTGTGGCCGGGCATTGGCAGCCTCTATGTCGACATCGCGGTGCTTACCCCGTCCGGGGCCACACCGCTCGTCCTGACAGGCTATTTCCGCGCAAACGAAACGCATGAAGGCGTGCAGCCGGAGGGCGAGGCCGTGCTGGCAAGGCTCGGCCGCATCGCCGCGCGCTGGCATGAATTCCACAGCGCAGGCCGATAA